A window of the Streptomyces griseochromogenes genome harbors these coding sequences:
- a CDS encoding VOC family protein, whose amino-acid sequence MTAETTSTPAFRYAAVTFDCADPAEMARFYGELLAFPVLFSNDDFVLLGKEGAPGLGFNRLADYRPPTWPDPAQEKQAHIELGVDDLDIAEKRLLDLGATRPEFQPAPDRWRVLLDPAGHPFCISTLV is encoded by the coding sequence ATGACTGCAGAGACCACTTCGACACCCGCATTCCGCTACGCCGCCGTCACCTTCGACTGTGCCGACCCCGCCGAGATGGCCCGCTTCTACGGCGAGTTGCTCGCGTTCCCGGTGCTCTTCTCCAACGACGACTTCGTCCTGCTGGGCAAGGAGGGCGCGCCCGGCCTCGGCTTCAACCGCCTGGCTGACTACCGCCCGCCGACCTGGCCGGACCCCGCCCAGGAGAAGCAGGCGCACATCGAACTGGGCGTCGACGACCTGGACATCGCCGAGAAACGACTGCTCGACCTGGGCGCCACCAGGCCCGAGTTCCAGCCGGCGCCGGACCGGTGGCGCGTCCTGCTGGACCCCGCAGGTCACCCGTTCTGCATCTCGACCCTGGTCTGA
- a CDS encoding redox-sensing transcriptional repressor Rex: MATGRTHRPATRSRGIPEATVARLPLYLRALTALSERSVPTVSSEELAAAAGVNSAKLRKDFSYLGSYGTRGVGYDVEYLVYQISRELGLTQDWPVVIVGIGNLGAALANYGGFASRGFRVAALIDADPAMAGKPVAGIPVQHTDDLEKIINDNGVSIGVIATPAGAAQQVCDRLVAAGVTSILNFAPTVLSVPDGVDVRKVDLSIELQILAFHEQRKAGEETGAGEGALPAAAPHGAAADDSADQGPDGDVPAVMPA, encoded by the coding sequence GTGGCAACTGGCCGAACACACCGACCGGCGACCCGTAGCCGAGGGATTCCCGAGGCCACCGTCGCCCGGCTTCCGCTGTACCTCCGAGCCCTGACCGCATTGTCGGAGCGCTCGGTACCCACGGTCTCCTCCGAAGAACTGGCCGCGGCGGCCGGAGTCAACTCCGCCAAGCTGCGCAAGGACTTCTCGTACCTGGGCTCCTACGGAACGCGCGGTGTCGGCTACGACGTGGAGTATCTCGTCTACCAGATCTCCCGTGAACTCGGCCTGACCCAGGACTGGCCCGTTGTCATCGTCGGTATCGGTAATCTCGGCGCAGCCCTGGCCAACTACGGCGGCTTCGCCTCCCGCGGATTCCGGGTGGCCGCGCTGATCGACGCCGATCCGGCGATGGCCGGAAAGCCGGTCGCGGGCATCCCCGTCCAGCACACCGACGATCTCGAGAAGATCATCAACGACAACGGGGTCTCCATCGGCGTCATCGCCACCCCGGCCGGCGCCGCCCAGCAGGTCTGCGACCGGCTCGTGGCCGCCGGGGTGACCTCCATCCTGAACTTCGCGCCGACCGTGCTTTCCGTGCCGGACGGCGTCGACGTGCGCAAGGTCGACCTCTCCATCGAGCTGCAGATCCTCGCCTTCCACGAGCAGCGCAAGGCCGGCGAGGAGACCGGGGCGGGCGAGGGCGCGCTGCCCGCGGCCGCTCCCCATGGCGCAGCCGCCGACGATTCCGCGGACCAGGGGCCGGACGGGGACGTACCCGCCGTGATGCCGGCATGA
- a CDS encoding DUF4253 domain-containing protein has translation MATLPNPLPKLATDPSGRTLGLQLPPGRLIDATDDGPWHEPLLWHAEKQAAPGTWKALGAPAARAGLLPVLVDAGGAQGGVESWELMPGEMSYPGDHDAAELLAEYWDDVAEDELDEEAEPFGAQWPGLAPAASPTADPDTRAAQIADSLTDGTRARLKDPRLALVPARRSADIPAAIGWTGPLNYDNDVARLCTILRSWEDRFGIRVVALTFDTLTVAVAAPPATQAEAEAVAAEHFAFCPDNITQNCPDTLEAYAKGLIGEPAWSFWWD, from the coding sequence ATGGCAACTCTTCCCAACCCGCTGCCGAAACTGGCCACCGACCCCAGCGGCCGTACCCTCGGGCTCCAGCTCCCGCCCGGCAGACTGATCGACGCGACGGACGACGGCCCGTGGCACGAACCCCTGCTGTGGCACGCGGAGAAGCAGGCCGCGCCCGGCACCTGGAAGGCCCTCGGCGCACCGGCCGCCCGCGCCGGTCTGCTCCCGGTGCTCGTGGACGCGGGTGGAGCCCAGGGCGGGGTGGAGAGCTGGGAGTTGATGCCGGGAGAGATGTCCTATCCCGGCGACCACGACGCGGCCGAGCTGCTCGCGGAGTACTGGGACGACGTCGCGGAAGACGAACTGGACGAGGAGGCCGAGCCGTTCGGTGCCCAGTGGCCCGGTCTCGCCCCGGCCGCCTCGCCGACCGCCGACCCCGACACCCGCGCCGCCCAGATCGCCGACTCGCTGACGGACGGCACGCGCGCCCGGCTGAAGGACCCCCGTCTGGCCCTGGTCCCGGCGCGCAGGTCGGCCGACATCCCGGCGGCGATCGGCTGGACGGGCCCGCTGAACTACGACAACGACGTGGCCCGGCTGTGCACGATCCTGCGCTCCTGGGAGGACCGCTTCGGCATACGGGTGGTGGCGCTCACCTTCGACACCCTGACCGTGGCCGTCGCGGCCCCGCCGGCCACCCAGGCCGAAGCCGAGGCGGTGGCGGCGGAGCACTTCGCGTTCTGCCCGGACAACATCACGCAGAACTGCCCGGACACCCTGGAGGCCTACGCCAAGGGCCTGATCGGCGAGCCGGCCTGGTCCTTCTGGTGGGACTGA
- a CDS encoding glutamyl-tRNA reductase — MSLLVVGLSHRSAPVSVLERATLSVDAQIKLLQDTVAAEPAGEGAVLATCNRIELYADVDKFHAGVAELSTLLAQHSGVGLEELTPYLYVHYEDRAVHHLFSVACGLDSMVVGEGQILGQIKDSLARAQELHSAGKLLNDLFQQSLRVGKRAHSETGIDRAGQSLVTFGLQQLAAGGDVREWAGGRRALVIGAGSMSSLAAATLARAGVREVVVANRTFERAERLAQILTGADDNAVAARAVRMDAVPDELTRADVVVSCTGATGLVLTAESVAQAVEGRTGEPVDVRDSGRTAVKAPQAPTGVTAEENCPLDLAAVQGATGFSVHGEAAVAGMDAATLEQHAAWVDNGTVDRREAARRSPEADAEVIAALAATAATVGRIPERRKPEPVAVIPRPAPAMYLLDLAMPRDIDAAVHRLAGVRLVDIESLAEASADAPMASDVDQVRRIVSDEVAAFGAAQRAAHITPTVVALRTMAADVVAGEIARLDGRLPDLDERQRGEIRQAVHRVVDKLLHAPTVRVKQLAAEPGGAGYADALRTLFDLDPETVAAVSRAEDSTDKKDRPA, encoded by the coding sequence ATGAGTCTCCTCGTCGTAGGGCTGAGCCACCGCAGCGCCCCCGTGAGCGTGCTGGAGCGGGCCACGCTCAGCGTGGACGCCCAGATCAAGCTGCTCCAGGACACGGTCGCCGCCGAGCCGGCCGGCGAGGGCGCGGTCCTCGCCACCTGCAACCGCATCGAGCTGTACGCCGACGTGGACAAGTTCCACGCCGGTGTCGCCGAGCTGTCCACGCTGCTGGCCCAGCACAGCGGGGTCGGCCTGGAAGAGCTGACGCCCTATCTCTACGTGCACTACGAGGACCGGGCCGTCCACCATCTGTTCTCGGTGGCCTGCGGTCTGGACTCGATGGTCGTCGGCGAGGGGCAGATCCTTGGCCAGATCAAGGACTCCCTCGCCCGCGCCCAGGAGCTGCACAGCGCCGGCAAGCTGCTGAACGACCTGTTCCAGCAGTCCCTGCGGGTCGGCAAGCGCGCCCACTCCGAGACCGGGATCGACCGGGCCGGCCAGTCGCTGGTCACCTTCGGCCTGCAGCAGCTGGCCGCGGGCGGGGACGTGCGGGAATGGGCCGGGGGCCGACGGGCGCTGGTCATCGGCGCCGGGTCGATGTCCTCCCTGGCCGCCGCGACGCTCGCCCGGGCCGGGGTCCGCGAGGTCGTCGTGGCCAACCGCACCTTCGAGCGCGCCGAACGCCTCGCCCAGATCCTGACCGGGGCCGACGACAACGCGGTGGCGGCTCGCGCGGTACGGATGGATGCCGTACCGGACGAGCTGACACGTGCCGACGTCGTCGTCTCCTGCACCGGGGCGACCGGTCTGGTGCTGACGGCGGAGTCGGTCGCGCAGGCGGTCGAGGGCCGCACCGGGGAGCCCGTCGACGTCCGCGACAGCGGCCGTACGGCCGTGAAGGCGCCGCAGGCGCCCACCGGCGTCACGGCCGAGGAGAACTGCCCGCTGGACCTGGCCGCCGTACAGGGCGCGACCGGCTTCTCCGTGCACGGCGAGGCCGCCGTGGCCGGCATGGACGCGGCCACCCTGGAGCAGCACGCGGCCTGGGTCGACAACGGCACCGTGGACCGCCGTGAGGCCGCGCGGCGCAGCCCCGAGGCCGACGCCGAGGTGATCGCCGCGCTCGCCGCGACCGCCGCGACGGTCGGCCGGATCCCCGAGCGCCGCAAGCCCGAACCGGTGGCCGTGATCCCGCGCCCGGCCCCCGCCATGTACCTCCTCGACCTGGCCATGCCCCGCGACATCGACGCGGCCGTGCACCGGCTGGCCGGGGTGCGCCTTGTGGACATCGAGTCGCTGGCGGAAGCTTCCGCCGACGCGCCGATGGCGTCCGACGTGGACCAGGTCCGGCGTATCGTCTCCGACGAGGTCGCGGCCTTCGGCGCGGCACAGCGGGCGGCGCACATCACGCCGACCGTGGTCGCGCTGCGCACCATGGCCGCCGACGTCGTCGCCGGCGAGATCGCGCGGCTCGACGGCCGCCTGCCCGACCTGGACGAACGCCAGCGCGGCGAGATCCGGCAGGCCGTGCACCGGGTCGTCGACAAGCTGCTGCACGCGCCGACCGTACGGGTCAAGCAGCTCGCGGCCGAGCCCGGCGGCGCCGGGTACGCGGACGCGCTGCGCACCCTGTTCGACCTCGACCCCGAGACGGTGGCCGCCGTCTCCCGGGCCGAGGACAGCACAGACAAGAAGGACCGACCGGCATGA
- a CDS encoding DUF805 domain-containing protein — MSWFIEALKKYAVFSGRARRKEYWLFFLFAYITYIVFAGIGAAAHAVYLVAIPALAFLLPGLAVTVRRLHDTGRSGWMILLGLIPLVGPIILLVFYCSDSAAGANKYGPNPKEAAVLA; from the coding sequence ATGAGCTGGTTCATCGAGGCGCTCAAGAAGTACGCGGTCTTCAGCGGGCGTGCCCGCCGCAAGGAGTACTGGCTGTTCTTCCTGTTCGCGTACATCACCTACATCGTCTTCGCGGGCATCGGCGCCGCTGCTCACGCGGTCTACCTCGTGGCCATCCCCGCGCTCGCGTTCCTGCTGCCGGGCCTGGCCGTCACGGTGCGCCGCCTGCACGACACCGGCCGCTCCGGCTGGATGATCCTCCTCGGGCTCATCCCGCTCGTCGGCCCCATCATCCTGCTGGTCTTCTACTGCTCGGACAGCGCGGCGGGCGCGAACAAGTACGGCCCGAACCCGAAGGAGGCGGCGGTGCTCGCGTAA
- a CDS encoding uroporphyrinogen-III synthase has translation MSPTTLPAGPEHGHVTFLGAGPGDPGLLTLRAVEALSNADVLVAEHEVLDVIRTHARQGVSVVPMNADPSTISPPGTPQLTVVDGTSTTAAVPAAARDAAHLVMEAARGGRRVVRAVSGDPGLDTYAAEEMLACAAAGVPFEVVPGVAAAVGVPAYAGVPLRDAQGTDVRFVDARTASDRCWTEVGASDGTVVVSTTLDAVAAAAGELVSAGRKPDTPMTVTVAGTTTRQRTWTATLGTIAQTLKQAKVLPSPEGGRPVIAVVGERSAAAQRDQLSWFESKPLFGWKVLVPRTKEQAASLSDQLRSYGAVPHEVPTIAVEPPRTPQQMERAVKGLVTGRYEWIAFTSVNAVKAVREKFEEYGLDARAFAGIKVAAVGEQTAKALIAFGVKPDLVPSGEQSAAGLLEDWPPYDPVFDPIDRVFLPRADIATETLVAGLIELGWEVDDVTAYRTVRASPPPAETREAIKGGGFDAVLFTSSSTVRNLVGIAGKPHNVTVIACIGPATAKTAEEHGLRVDVMAPEPSVHKLAEALADFGLKRRAAALEAGDPVTRPSERRPGARRRRTTT, from the coding sequence GTGAGCCCCACCACCCTTCCCGCCGGTCCGGAACACGGGCACGTCACCTTCCTCGGTGCCGGACCCGGGGATCCGGGACTGCTGACTCTGCGCGCTGTGGAGGCGCTGTCGAACGCGGACGTCCTGGTCGCCGAGCACGAGGTGCTCGACGTGATCCGGACGCACGCCCGACAGGGCGTCTCCGTCGTGCCGATGAACGCGGATCCCTCCACGATCTCACCGCCGGGCACACCCCAGCTGACGGTCGTTGACGGCACGTCAACAACCGCCGCCGTCCCGGCCGCTGCCCGGGATGCCGCTCATCTTGTCATGGAGGCTGCGCGGGGCGGCAGGCGGGTCGTCCGTGCGGTTTCCGGCGACCCGGGACTTGATACGTACGCGGCCGAGGAAATGCTCGCCTGCGCCGCCGCCGGTGTGCCCTTCGAGGTCGTGCCGGGTGTGGCGGCAGCGGTCGGCGTGCCCGCGTACGCGGGTGTGCCGCTGCGGGACGCGCAGGGGACGGACGTCCGGTTCGTGGACGCCCGTACCGCCTCCGACCGCTGCTGGACGGAGGTGGGCGCCTCCGACGGCACGGTGGTGGTGTCGACGACGCTGGACGCGGTGGCTGCGGCCGCCGGCGAGCTGGTGTCGGCGGGTCGCAAGCCGGACACGCCGATGACGGTGACGGTCGCCGGTACGACCACCCGTCAGCGGACCTGGACGGCGACGCTCGGGACGATCGCGCAGACGCTCAAGCAGGCGAAGGTGCTGCCCTCGCCCGAGGGCGGCCGGCCGGTGATAGCCGTGGTCGGTGAGCGTTCCGCCGCCGCCCAGCGCGACCAGCTGTCGTGGTTCGAGTCCAAGCCGCTGTTCGGCTGGAAGGTGCTCGTGCCGCGTACGAAGGAGCAGGCGGCCTCGCTCTCCGACCAACTGCGGTCCTACGGCGCCGTGCCGCACGAGGTCCCGACGATCGCCGTCGAGCCGCCGCGCACGCCCCAGCAGATGGAACGTGCCGTCAAGGGGCTCGTGACCGGACGGTACGAGTGGATCGCCTTCACCTCGGTGAACGCGGTCAAGGCCGTACGGGAGAAGTTCGAGGAGTACGGGCTCGACGCCCGGGCCTTCGCGGGCATCAAGGTGGCCGCGGTGGGCGAGCAGACCGCCAAGGCGCTGATCGCCTTCGGCGTGAAGCCGGATCTGGTGCCGAGCGGTGAGCAGTCGGCCGCGGGTCTGCTGGAGGACTGGCCGCCGTACGACCCCGTATTCGACCCGATCGACCGCGTCTTCCTGCCGCGCGCCGACATCGCGACCGAGACTCTTGTGGCCGGGCTCATCGAGCTGGGCTGGGAGGTCGACGACGTCACGGCCTACCGGACCGTGCGGGCCTCGCCGCCGCCGGCGGAGACGCGGGAGGCGATCAAGGGGGGTGGCTTCGACGCGGTGCTCTTCACGTCCTCGTCGACTGTCCGGAACCTGGTGGGTATCGCGGGCAAGCCGCACAACGTGACGGTGATCGCGTGCATCGGTCCGGCCACGGCCAAGACGGCCGAGGAGCACGGGCTGCGGGTCGATGTCATGGCTCCGGAGCCTTCGGTGCACAAGCTGGCGGAGGCGTTGGCCGACTTCGGTCTGAAGCGGAGGGCCGCCGCGCTGGAGGCGGGGGATCCGGTGACCCGGCCGAGCGAACGGCGGCCCGGGGCTCGTAGGCGCCGCACGACCACCTGA
- a CDS encoding phospholipase D-like domain-containing protein — MLWKVLGRAGVALAAGAAVVAAAVPANAASYSAFAFSRSGGQPAVYDFVDSATSTLDMTMYELEDTTAVNDLIALKAKGVTVRVILDRQHKTANNSAYTALKNAGIGVVWSSSAFVYTHQKTITVDGTKSLILTGNLTSQYYATSRDYGVLDDDTRDVASIEKVFNADYAATSVTPTDGDHLLWSPTDSRNRLVSVVDTATKTLDVEELELSDSTVVDAIVARAKAGVAVRVVLENPSSYSSQVSSIKAAGGKVVGYSDPNGFYIHAKAMVADYGLSTQEVEAGSMNISSNSLSNNRELGIILTGTGVAQPVAQTIETTFNGDYAGGTPA; from the coding sequence ATGCTGTGGAAGGTCCTCGGCCGTGCGGGCGTCGCTCTGGCCGCCGGCGCAGCCGTCGTCGCCGCCGCCGTCCCCGCGAACGCCGCGAGCTATTCCGCGTTCGCCTTCTCCCGGAGCGGCGGCCAGCCCGCCGTCTACGACTTCGTCGACTCGGCCACCAGCACGCTCGACATGACCATGTACGAGCTGGAGGACACGACGGCCGTCAACGACCTCATAGCCCTGAAGGCCAAGGGCGTCACGGTCCGGGTCATATTGGACCGCCAGCACAAGACCGCGAACAACTCGGCGTACACGGCCCTGAAGAACGCGGGCATAGGCGTGGTCTGGTCTTCCTCCGCCTTCGTCTACACCCACCAGAAGACCATCACGGTCGACGGCACCAAGTCCCTGATCCTGACCGGGAACCTCACCTCCCAGTACTACGCGACCAGCCGTGACTACGGCGTCCTCGACGACGACACCCGCGACGTCGCCTCGATAGAGAAGGTCTTCAACGCGGACTACGCCGCCACATCGGTCACCCCCACCGACGGCGACCACCTCCTGTGGTCCCCCACCGACTCCCGCAACCGTCTGGTGTCCGTCGTCGACACGGCCACCAAGACCCTCGACGTCGAGGAACTGGAGCTGAGCGACAGCACGGTGGTCGACGCGATCGTGGCCCGGGCGAAGGCGGGCGTGGCGGTCCGGGTGGTCCTGGAGAACCCGTCGAGCTACTCCAGTCAGGTGTCGTCCATCAAGGCGGCCGGCGGCAAGGTCGTCGGCTACTCCGACCCCAACGGCTTCTACATCCACGCCAAGGCGATGGTCGCCGACTACGGCCTGTCCACCCAGGAGGTCGAGGCCGGCTCCATGAACATCAGCAGCAACTCCCTGAGCAACAACCGGGAGCTGGGCATCATCCTGACCGGCACGGGCGTGGCCCAGCCGGTTGCGCAGACGATCGAGACGACGTTCAACGGCGACTACGCGGGCGGCACACCCGCGTAA
- the hemC gene encoding hydroxymethylbilane synthase — protein sequence MSEKALRLGTRRSKLAMAQSGQVAEAVSRVTGRPVELVEITTYGDVSREALAQIGGTGVFVTALRDALLKGEVDFAVHSLKDLPTAQPEELVLAAIPVREDPRDVIVARDALKFMDLPRGARIGTGSPRRMAQLNAYARTHGLDIETVPIRGNVDTRIRYVRDGELDAVVLAAAGLNRIGRSDEVTDFLSVDTVLPAPGQGALAIECAADHADLIAALGELDDPFTRVAVTAERSLLAALEAGCSAPVGALADFPPLSAPLERGDPQADGQIVKEMRLRGVVGTTDGTRMVQLSTTGPVPQTHEQAMALGRDLATEMLAQGAAGLMGERAQ from the coding sequence ATGAGTGAGAAGGCACTGCGACTGGGGACCAGGCGGAGCAAGCTCGCCATGGCCCAGTCCGGGCAGGTGGCGGAGGCCGTGAGCCGGGTGACCGGCCGGCCCGTCGAGCTGGTCGAGATCACCACGTACGGCGATGTCTCCCGCGAGGCGCTCGCGCAGATCGGCGGCACCGGCGTGTTCGTCACGGCGCTGCGTGACGCGCTGCTCAAGGGCGAGGTGGACTTCGCGGTTCATTCGCTCAAGGACCTGCCGACCGCGCAGCCCGAGGAACTGGTCCTGGCCGCCATACCCGTGCGCGAGGACCCGCGGGACGTGATCGTCGCCCGGGACGCGCTGAAGTTCATGGATCTGCCGCGGGGCGCCCGCATCGGCACCGGTTCGCCCCGCCGCATGGCGCAGCTGAACGCGTACGCGCGCACCCACGGCCTGGACATCGAGACGGTCCCGATACGGGGCAACGTCGACACGCGGATCCGATACGTCCGCGACGGTGAACTGGACGCCGTCGTGCTGGCCGCCGCCGGACTGAACCGGATCGGCCGCAGCGACGAGGTCACCGACTTCCTGTCGGTCGACACGGTTTTGCCCGCCCCCGGCCAGGGGGCCCTGGCGATCGAGTGTGCCGCGGACCACGCGGACCTCATCGCGGCGCTCGGTGAGCTCGACGACCCGTTCACGCGGGTCGCCGTCACCGCCGAGCGATCACTGCTCGCCGCCCTGGAGGCCGGTTGCAGCGCACCTGTGGGCGCGTTGGCCGACTTTCCCCCACTCTCGGCTCCGCTCGAGCGGGGGGACCCCCAGGCCGACGGGCAGATTGTCAAGGAAATGCGCCTGCGCGGCGTCGTCGGCACGACCGACGGCACCCGCATGGTGCAGCTGTCCACCACCGGTCCCGTGCCCCAGACGCACGAGCAGGCGATGGCACTCGGTCGCGACCTCGCCACCGAGATGCTCGCCCAGGGCGCGGCCGGTCTGATGGGGGAGCGAGCACAGTGA
- a CDS encoding PLP-dependent aminotransferase family protein, protein MTVTEPAPPTAPVPPLAARARSVGGSPVRDILAVTARPEVINFAGGLPAPELFDRDGIAAAFRDVLAETPEQALQYSTTEGEPALRCGLAARVTASGLPTAPDDLLITTGSQQALSLLATALVEPGDTVLVESPCYLAALQVFGLAGARVVPVPGDEEGVDPTALEEAVRRERPKLLYLVPTFQNPTGRTMPAPRRRAVAAVAARQGLWIVEDDPYGELRYDGARAPWIASCPGAEDRVVLLGSFSKVMAPGLRLGWLRAPADLRRACAVAKQAVDLHTPTLNQLAAARYLDVLDAHVARVRAVYGERRDAMLAGLPEALPEGSTWSRPEGGMFLWVRLPGSYDTTALLPRVVEQGVAYVPGAPFYAADPDPSTLRLCFVTQTPQEIAEGLRRLGKGLGR, encoded by the coding sequence ATGACCGTCACCGAGCCCGCTCCACCCACCGCCCCCGTGCCACCGCTCGCGGCCCGTGCCCGCAGCGTGGGCGGTTCACCCGTGCGGGACATCCTGGCGGTCACCGCCCGCCCCGAGGTGATCAACTTCGCGGGCGGTCTGCCGGCTCCCGAGCTGTTCGACCGGGACGGCATAGCGGCGGCCTTCCGGGACGTGCTGGCCGAGACCCCGGAGCAGGCGCTCCAGTACTCCACCACCGAGGGCGAGCCGGCGCTGCGCTGCGGGCTGGCGGCCCGCGTCACCGCGTCCGGTCTGCCCACCGCCCCCGACGACCTGCTCATCACCACCGGCTCCCAGCAGGCCCTGTCCCTGCTGGCGACCGCGCTGGTCGAACCCGGTGACACGGTCCTGGTCGAAAGTCCCTGCTATCTGGCGGCCCTTCAGGTCTTCGGGCTGGCGGGGGCCCGGGTCGTGCCCGTGCCGGGGGACGAGGAGGGAGTGGACCCGACGGCCCTCGAGGAGGCGGTGCGGCGTGAGCGTCCGAAGCTGCTCTACCTCGTCCCCACCTTCCAGAACCCCACCGGCCGTACGATGCCGGCCCCGCGCCGGAGGGCCGTCGCCGCCGTGGCCGCCCGCCAGGGCCTGTGGATCGTCGAGGACGACCCGTACGGCGAACTGCGCTACGACGGCGCCCGCGCACCCTGGATCGCCTCCTGCCCCGGCGCCGAGGACCGCGTCGTCCTGCTCGGTTCCTTCTCCAAGGTGATGGCTCCCGGCCTGCGCCTCGGCTGGCTCCGCGCCCCCGCGGACCTGCGGCGGGCGTGCGCGGTGGCCAAGCAGGCGGTGGACCTGCACACCCCGACGCTCAACCAACTCGCCGCGGCCCGCTACCTGGACGTCCTCGACGCCCATGTCGCCCGCGTCCGGGCCGTCTACGGCGAACGCCGCGACGCCATGCTGGCCGGCCTTCCCGAGGCCCTCCCGGAGGGCTCCACCTGGAGCCGGCCCGAAGGCGGCATGTTCCTGTGGGTCCGGCTCCCGGGCTCCTACGACACCACGGCCCTGCTCCCGCGCGTGGTGGAGCAGGGCGTGGCCTACGTGCCCGGCGCGCCGTTCTACGCCGCCGACCCCGACCCCTCCACCCTCCGGCTGTGCTTCGTGACGCAGACACCGCAGGAGATCGCGGAGGGGCTGCGGCGGCTGGGCAAGGGGCTGGGCCGGTGA
- the hemB gene encoding porphobilinogen synthase, with protein MTKYGSFPGTRPRRLRTSPVMRRMVAETRLHPADFILPAFVREGVGEPVPIAAMPGVVQHTRDSLKKAAAEAVEAGISGIMLFGVPEEGKKDAWGTPGTDPDGILQVAIRDVRAEVGDDLLVMSDLCLDETTDHGHCGVLDAEGRVDNDATLERYAEMAQVQADAGAHVVGPSGMMDGQIGVIRDALDQIGREDVAILAYTAKYSSAFYGPFREAVASSLQGDRKTYQQDPANWRESLRELELDLAEGADMVMVKPAGPYLDILARVADSVDVPVAAYQISGEYSMIEAAAEKGWVDRDRAILETLTGIKRAGARNILTYWATEAARKLR; from the coding sequence ATGACGAAGTACGGATCCTTCCCCGGTACGCGTCCCCGGCGGCTGCGGACCTCGCCCGTCATGCGGCGGATGGTCGCCGAGACGCGACTGCATCCCGCCGACTTCATCCTTCCGGCGTTCGTCCGGGAGGGCGTCGGCGAGCCCGTGCCGATCGCGGCCATGCCCGGCGTCGTCCAGCACACCCGGGACAGCCTGAAGAAGGCCGCCGCCGAGGCCGTCGAGGCCGGGATCTCCGGGATCATGCTCTTCGGCGTGCCGGAGGAGGGCAAGAAGGACGCGTGGGGGACTCCCGGGACCGATCCGGACGGGATTCTCCAGGTCGCCATCCGGGACGTGCGCGCCGAGGTCGGCGACGACCTGCTCGTCATGTCCGACCTGTGTCTCGACGAGACCACCGACCACGGGCACTGCGGGGTGCTGGACGCCGAGGGGCGGGTCGACAACGACGCCACCCTGGAGCGGTACGCCGAGATGGCCCAGGTGCAGGCCGACGCGGGCGCCCATGTGGTGGGGCCCAGCGGGATGATGGACGGCCAGATCGGCGTCATCCGCGACGCGCTGGACCAGATCGGCCGCGAGGACGTCGCGATCCTCGCCTACACCGCCAAGTACTCCTCCGCCTTCTACGGCCCCTTCCGCGAGGCCGTCGCCTCCTCCCTCCAGGGTGACCGGAAGACCTATCAGCAGGATCCGGCCAACTGGCGCGAGTCCCTGCGGGAGTTGGAGCTGGACCTGGCCGAGGGCGCGGACATGGTGATGGTGAAGCCGGCCGGACCGTACCTCGACATCCTGGCCCGGGTCGCCGACAGCGTGGACGTACCCGTCGCCGCCTACCAGATCTCCGGCGAGTACTCGATGATCGAGGCCGCCGCCGAGAAGGGCTGGGTCGACCGCGACCGGGCCATCCTCGAGACGCTGACCGGCATCAAGCGGGCCGGGGCGCGGAACATCCTCACGTACTGGGCGACCGAGGCGGCGCGGAAGCTGCGCTGA